CTTGAAAATAAATTCCTTCCATTTCTAGGTAACCAACTGGGACTGGTTTGGATTTTCTAGTGGAAAGTAGTGTGCTTTTccatttgatttttggtttaaaCTATTCACTGATTTCGGTCTTCCTGGTTTTGGAGGGGATTTTAGTCAAATTGAAATACTTCATTAATGCCACAATAAGCCATTTCTAAGGAAATCGTATATATATAGGATACTTGGAAATAATCCCATGTTCTGGAGTATAATATTTATTCTCGTGTACCAGTAAACATGCTTAAAAATTAATGGGAATGTCAAAGGTCAAACAACAAGCTTAAGCTTTTGTTGCTTGCATTAACTGGCCATGCCATAAGGTCCACATATTTAGTTGAATAGCCCTATATAATCATGTTCATCGTTAATTTAGAGAATACCGTTAGATCCAAATAAACCAAGGATACAAGCTTCTTAAGGTCTTAGTCGGTAAGCTTTGTTTGAAGAGTCTCTTTCAGTTCAGGTCTTAAATCATTTGGCAAAATTTGGGAAGGAGAAAGACTATAGGGCTAAGAGGAGCTTGGCATATAGTTTGATAGGAAGATTAAGCCCACCCCATCCCCTACTGCATTCCCGTTTTGGATTCTAGAGTTGGACTCACCATTCTCCTTCCCATCAGTTATGAAAAGATGATCATTTTTGAGATAAATTCCATATTTTTTGAAGGGAATCCAAGCAGTAAGCAAACGTTGTATTGAAGAATTGTAAGGGAAGAAAAATTGAGATTACATTTGGTTTCCTCTCAGATGAAACTTAAGAGTTATGGACTCTAGTAGgcttatttcttttcttcccaAGAATATTCCCATTATAGTCATTTATTGCacattttaatgcattttaagtgtattttctattttgacTTCCTCTGTATTTTTGTGTGAAAACTCCTTGCTGTAAATTGATTTGTAATGGGCCTACGATGTTTGCTAACCCTTATTTATGTCTGGCTTGAACTTTTGAATTGAATAGCCCTATATAGTCAtgttcattttcaattttaatgaaatactCTACATatactttatttgtaatttttaaaaaacgaTAATAATTAgaacattttcttttgtgtaTGTAAATAGACATTGGAATTTACCAACTCAAACAACGTTGTGGTTAGTGGATTAACTTCCGTAAACAGCCAGATGTTTCACATTGTTGTCAATGCTTGCAATAATGTGAATATGCAAGGTGTTAGGGTCATCGCCGCCGGAAATAGCCCAAACACCAATGGCATTCATGTTGAATCATCTTCCAGTGTCACAATTCTTAACTCTAATATCCAAACTGGTGATGATTGCATCTCAATTGGCCCTGGTACTACTAATTTATGGATTGAAAATGTAGCATGTGGACCTGGACATGGAATTAggtaaataaattttattaatttttttatctattaaaatattatgtGACTATAACAACAATATTATATGGCGATGCCAAATTGGTCATGGGTGTGATTGGTTGGCGCAGCATTGGGAGTTTAGGCCAAAATCAACAAGAGGCTGGTGTCCAGAACGTGACAGTTAAAACAGCAAATTTTACCAATACACAGAATGGGGTGAGGATTAAGTCTTGGGCAAGGCCTAGTAATGGATTTGCTAGGAACGTTATTTTCCAACATGTAGATATGATGAATGTCGAGAATCCCATTATAATTGATCAAAATTACTGCCCCTCTGGAGGTTGCCCTAATCAGGTACGATATTTTGAAGGatatttatgaaaatgttgtttaaattttaaactataatgttgtttaaattttaaaccataATATGTTTAAGTATACTTATGAAAATCCTTAACATATTCAAGAAGATTGCACAatataaattcttttaaatttctgTTTCATTGGCCCCTGACTTAGACCTTAGAAACTACTCATGCACATTATATAGCTAGGCACATTATTATGGCATCCTAAACTTTTAGTCATTAGTTTTGGGCCCAAATTGAACCCCTCTTCTCTGCAAGAAGaaaatctttaatttttcagttttttcttcataatacatatttcaaaatttaaataaataaaaagttgtgatgttagttttttaattttataggttAGAGGTTGCATACTACCACTACGAATAAGTAGAAAATTGACGTGTgcatttttttcccccattttaACAGGCTTCTGGTGTAAAAATTAGTAATGTGACATTCCAAGACATTCATGGAACTTCAACAACAGAGGTTGCTGTGAATTTAAATTGTAGTTCAGGAAACCCATGCTCCATAATAACAGTGGAGAGCATAATGCTCACTTACAAGAATCAAGTAGCCAAATCTTCATGTAACCATGCATCTGTCACATCTTCTGGTAGTGTTCAACCCGTGATCAATTGCTTATAGAGCAAGGGAtgtcaattttgtattaaagacaattttggttttgtcaaataaatgaaatattttagtatTGGTTAATACCAGTGTATTATTCCAAAGTTAGGgatatttatatacatacatacatacatatttatatgtttatatgtatttatttagttatatgTTTACAAACATATAATTTCAGTCTACAAATTTCATACGACCAAATATTTACCTAAATACATTAATCCAACGTATTAGCTCAAATTACatgtttgttattattattattattattattattattattattattattattattataacatattttttattgttccaACCAAAACATCAATACCTTTGGAAGCATCCAAAAAATCTAGGTacaattcaatattttttctaGTAAATTTTAGAGGAGTACCAAAGTCGGTTTAATAGCCAATACGGTATATATTGCCGATATTACTGATATTAGTACGATATCGGCTTGTCATAACGGGGAAAAGGATTCAACCTTCATGAAACTTGCCGACACTATTGATTGCTCAAGCTTGTGATAGTACTAGTCCATTAGGCACTCTTGGAGCCTGCTTGACCTTGCAATCGGGATATAATGCTGAAAATTGAAGCCCTTATTTGGGTGTTTGAATGAAAAATTGTTATAAGAGATATGATTATGTttaatatcttcttcttcttcttctttctttctttctttttattttttttttatttttattttttttacattaaaatttttcaaaaaaatgaattatttttcaaaaagtattttctagaaaactatattaattttttacatttggTAGTAACCTTAAAATGAGTTTGAAAGTTATCtcttaacttcccttatttagtttCATATGAGACAGagttattttctttatttagtttcacacgaaataaagttgttttctaaaattttttagtggagaaaaactatatattttgttaagctaaataaagaaagttaataaatagCTTTTCTTTGACTCATTTTGTCAGATACcaccaaacacaagaaaatgcaGAAAACTATCTCTTTTCTTTGCTTGGTCACATTTGATGATGTGTGTATATTTATGTCATTAGGGCGATGTGTGTCGGGGTAAGTCTCTTTACTTATTTACTTTTATGGAGTCACTACTAACCATTGGTTTATTCTAGATGTGATTGGTCACCTtttgtctaatttattttaatcacGTAGTTAGCTAAAAGTCATTCCTAGGGACTCCTAAGCTAATTAAGGTAATAAAAGTTTCAAACTAAAGATTCTTGGACTCAAAAGTTAGTTTATAAGTGAGGAAGTGTCAGACAACCCACATTGCCTGTTTAAATAATAGTaccttattttaatttaatcctaacaattctcattttcaaatataatttaatacttgaaatttatttttgaaaagaatttttgtacaagtaatatatatacataacatGTGAATATTGTATTTACATATAAATAACATATGATATTATTTGCCAGAGCATACAAACAAGCATGTGAAAGTAAATATAAATATCATGTGAAAAGCTACGTTGTAAGAAATAATATACATAGCAAGCATGTGATTAATTACTAAATATCTAACACGTGAATATTACTTTACAACCAATAAAAATGGATGAGAATATAAAAATGTTACCTTTCACCTTTAAAGCAATTTAAAGCAGATTTATTCTATCTCTAGGTATCATTCTCATGCAAAATACACAACAAACCAAAATGGTTAGTTTAGGGGAAGGGCGAAATGTTGAATTGATTGGATGTCATTAATTCAATTGAGGTGAGCTATGGACAAGTCGCTCCCTCTTAAAATTATGTCTTTAAAAAGAATTGTTTGAAAAGAAACTTCTTCCTTTGGAAAATgactttttattgtttttttttttttttttttaaaaatgagaaTATTCCTTACATCCCTTAAAAAAATGGACATTTCTTTACgtttaaaaagataataattttttatttgttgaaaatctCATAACTTTTTGGAGAAGGTTATTTTGAAAAGGATCATGATCTCACAAGGTTTTGTGGAAAGAggttttgaaaaaggttttctcataactttttataaaaaagggATTTTGTTGGAAAATCCTAAGCCCTCGTTTGAAAGAAGGGAATTGAATAGaatagaaagaaatgaaaaaaaaaaaaaaaatttagaatatttttttcattcccttattTAGGAGTTTTAATGGAGAAAATAGAAAGTTCATTCTCTTGTTTGaaagtttaagtgggagggaatggaatgggttggagggaacactcattcttCTCTGTTTCcttaaaaactcaaattttcattttccttaaaaCTGGGAGGAATTAGAGAGAAtagaattagatttaataaaattttttttactaaaactcccaaaataccttTATATATctagcattttattttaaaataagagtctaatagtaatattgtcataaaatgatttcattacTTTCATTCTATGTTACTCCTAGAAAAAATTACCtacatttcatttatttccattccttcattttaaaacatccaaacaaagagacttaattccattcaatttcattcttttttattcatttcccttatttaaatacattccatttctttccatttctttatgattattcatttccattccattctattttcTCATGAACTCCCAAATGAAGcctaaaagccaaaaaaaaaaatatatatatatatatatgaaaaattgttTCCCATAATAAACTCCAAGCCATTTTGGAaaggattttctttttaaagaaaacgtgTCCtgtttttttatgaaaaataatttgttagGGAAAGACccaaagtttttgaaattttgactcGAAATCGATTCCAACTCAACCTAATGAGATTTATTAATCTCAACCCATTGAGCTAGAATCTCGATCCATTGAGATTCGTGCAACATTGAGCTAGAATCTCGATctatttctttcaattgttgGATCTAGAGGTTTGTGCTTTTCAAGCTATGTATAGAAGAATTTTGGACAGCTTTGTTTTGTATACAAATATTGGAGATCTTCCAATACTCTCCTGAAGAATCTATTGAAGATCCATTTCAAGTTCTAAAAATCCAGTGATCAAAGTGAAGTTTCTATTATCCAGTTACGTCAACGATATTAGAGAGAAAATCATCAACCGGGTAATCGAAGTTGTGAGAGAGGTTCACATTCAACAAtgacaaaaaggaaagaaaaaagtgcATGGATTCAAAGTTGCTTGGATTTATGTTATTACGTGTTACATGAGATAATAGTAGATTTAGTCTTAAGtttattgtataaaattttattttattctagtGGATATTATTCTCCTCAGTGTTGATAAGTTAAGCCCTTCCAGTAGATTCTACTTCTGGAAAATTATTCCATTGGTTTTACCCGAGGCACTCAGTCACCATATTATTGTCCTTGTCAACTGGTGTACAGATTAGTAATGTGGTATATGAAGACATCCATGGAACATCGGTATTTGAGATTGTAGCTCAAGAAACCCATCTTACCAAATAATATTGGAGACCATAATGCTCACTTACAACAACCAAGCAGCCAAAACTTCATGTAACCATGCAGTTGGCAAATCTTATGGTTTTGTCGAGCCCACAAGTTGCTTGTACAGGGGAAGGGGATACaaaatccatatatataaaGGATAGAAAAGGTATCTACATTCTTGTACATTCATTCTTAAGGCCAAAAATTATAccactttttagtttttatagtATAAATGTTTAGTGTGATATttacccaaacaaaaaaaaatgttagtgtgataagtttttttttttttttttttttttttttttagaaacgtTAGTGTGATAAGTCATTGAGTGAGAACTTGATTTCTTCAACATGTGGTGATGCTAGCCCGTTGTGCGTTCTTGGAGCTAACTTACCTTTGCAATTAGAATATAAtgttaaagaaagagatatgactttctttaatgtatatctatactactatttaagggggtTTCGGTATTTGTGATCCTCAATTTTGATACCCAAAACACCCTCAAATTTACCAGTTTGTAAAGCTTAAATAATAGGGTTAGATATGTATAATTAGCTAAatcttaaaaacagtttttttctAAACACATAATTCTCATCACACTCTTAAATATTTTGTGATTAAAGAATTTAGTAACCTCAAATTATGATGAaagcaaattattaacctttaaaaaaaagaagaagaacttcTAAGCACGCGCGTGGCTAGTATATTTTACAGATTTGTTGTAATGTCACGCTAgacctcacttttttttttttgggattaatGGATCTTGCTTATTGGattaaaagacttttttttttttttttttatcattttcattttgcaATGACAAATCACATGAAACATATTTagttatttcataaaaataatttagggcttgtttggttagttgtaaaaagtttttttttttttttttggttttttcttgttttagtttttagtgGGTCCCATCACTAAAAAATTAGTTTGGTTTTAGTATTTGTattcagttttcatttttagtatcctaaaagttgaatttgaatataaaaaatgaataaaacttttcagcatttttgttttttattaatacgaataTAGTGGcatatttgtaaatattatgaaaacaaaaagttaccgactttatttatttatatatattttcaaataattacaatatgttgCTAACTTTGCAGTTTGAATCCATCCTCCTCTTAAGACCCCTTAAACACTTTGTACAtagggaggtgccaattcagctacaataCCCTTGGCTCCTAGCTTTACTCGATGAAtctttttgttggattttgCTTTATTTATCTAAAAAGTTGGCTAcaattctttttaatatttttttatttgacaaatCCAACatttagattacatttttttcttaaatctttcatactttgaaaattttctgaagaccaaagattaatagttatgtcacaaacaaaattttaaaattttaagttttttgtagtgtaaatttgaagtttttttgcAATGTAAAATCTTATGAAGACCAAAGActaatagtaaataacatctgattgacaagaaatttaaaatacatgttaaaaagtaaataaattagaCTTAAATTAACAGTAGTGCTTAGTTTGACAACTTTTCTAAAAGTAACCCGTATTAATCTGtgtaaaattgtataaatttacaagtttgctacaataatcatgtaaatttacattgacactatttattttacgtttaattatttattctttctttaaatatCTCAAGGGTAAAAGAATAAAGTGGATGGTAGTTGTTatgtgtgaagaaaaagaaacaattttaaaaaccaaaaaaattgatattttaatgaaatatagtgCAAAATAGATaactgatgtgagtgttttgaCAAGTGTgggtgtaaaatagaaaaattatattcttatgctaaaatagacaagAAAAATTGCACCAGATGACGTGAAAGCTCTAATCCACACTGTTTTGCACACGTcctataacaacaaaaattgtaacttttagttatgatttcaattttcaaatcacaattttttatttttttttatttttaagtgtgTGTGCAAAACTGTGTATATTAGCTTGTGTACAACAACATATACCCTGaataaaaagaagttaaaattgttgCACACAAACTtacatagttttacacacacCAAAACGGAAttgaaatttcaagatttcAACTTGAAGCCATCAATTTCTTCAACACCAATCATCCACGCTTGAAGTTACAATTAGCCAATTTTTCTTTTACGTTCTTTGAGGCTTAAAGAATTAATGAGTATGATCTAttttccaatttgaaatttcctgaaaattattgtttccaaaattttaaagaattatATGAGTTTTCACATcttaaatttaggaaaaaaaaacatattaatattataaaattatcctccaaacataaaattcaatgtcacatttcttttaagtttaattttattattttcttaaaaggTCCATCGTATATGTTTAGGTGAATTCTAAGTTTATTCACTTAATATACTATACTAAAACTACTCTTTCTTTCTAATCAAAATTAtctttagagaaaaaaataaaaactaaattaactTTGACTTGTTAAACGCGAATCGTATCGTGaatcaatttttgattttccTATATTgtgtatcgtaagatacacaaacagttaataatatttataaaaattatagatatacatatataaaaagtatattcattaaaaatataaaatatattcaactaGTGACTAATTTAATGtcacttatataaaaatatttaacaagctaactaaataagtCAAATTAACATGTGTCAATAATATACATACTTAAATTGaataaactcaaaaataataatacatgaaaaataacccaacataataatttattttcattatattcATCATCTTGCCTAATCAACTCTATCTAAGTCAGTGTTATCGTCAAGTTCATCGTTTtgcaaatttattattttttcattaaaattttctttatcattatcaatatttactatttttttaataataacttttgtaaatatttctTCTTGGCATTCCATCTTCTAGACTTATAACACATCTCATGAAACATAATTTTTAGTGTTtagtgtgtcaaatgccaaaaatttgACATTCGGCAAACTTGATGCCAATGCTTTTATCTTTGACATTTCCTCAATGCCTTTGCCAGCAATTGCAGGACGTTAATCTGTAAAAGATTGTTTTACGCTTCTAATCTGCGCATGTGCATCTAAAGATTAATTGTCATTCATTGTATAAAATGCCTCCCTAATAAGCCACTACCCTCCTCTATGGtgattgaaagttgaaagttgaaagttgaaactaatAAACACCAACGAACTCAAACCCACGATCTAAGTTATGCTGGCCCAAGGGCCTTTCAGCTGAAACACCAACCTAGTTAGTGAATATTTGttatttccattcttttctttctttctttttggataGATATTTCCATTCTTTTAACGTATACAAAGGAGAGAAGTCACCTCCTTTTacattgtgtttggttggggtgatttTAGGGGGGATGGAAAACATAGAGTGGAAAACTGAGTGGAAAATAGTATTTTCCACTGTTTgggaaagagaggaaaataggGAGAGAGGAAAACttgggagaaaattttctctctggGCCCACAAATTTCGTCTCCCCAAATCGGGAGGAAAAGCCTGAGTGGAAAACTGATGAAGAGCACTTTTACACAAATGCCCTCTCGTTCCCAACGGTCATAGTAACTtagcaaagaagaaaaaagacatTTTTCCAACCACCAACTCAGCACAACCCAACTATCATCACCGCAAcccaaaaataactcaaaatcaacccaaaacaacttaaaatcaactcaaaatcaaacccaaaatccacagaaaatcaactcaaaatcaaacccTTATGTTTCAAtcgtcttcatcttcttcatcatcatcatcttctctcttccttgtaGCTTTCgaactgtcaaaaaaaaaaaaaaaaaaatgcagagaCTTGAGGGATGAGAGAGTTGTAGCTTTTGcactgtcaaaaaaaaaaaaaaagatgcagaGACTTGAGGGACGGAGACTTTTTGTGGGTTAGGGGAAAGTGAGAGTTAAGTCACTTTATGGGTTAggtggaaaataataaaaaaaagggagaaaaaatattattttaataaaaaagtgtatataatagataaactgaCGTGTCACAAGCGTAGGTGCTTGTGTGCTACAAAACCAAGAGATTCGGAGTTCGTAGATTCGGAGTTTATAcatggtcgtgttagtaagttactactcgaggtagtaataaatttagggttaaattttttataaaaactctAATTCTTTATTAGtgaatttgttttaccttgaggatagttaggtcaaattaTCCCAtagtttttaccttgaaactgttggtttcattggttttcctaagtcatcatatcgtaatgttatttattttctgctgtattgcatgatatgatttactgttgtttaacctagatttgaataattaacctaaaTAACTACTTGACTAATacattaggttaaacaa
The Quercus lobata isolate SW786 chromosome 10, ValleyOak3.0 Primary Assembly, whole genome shotgun sequence DNA segment above includes these coding regions:
- the LOC115963134 gene encoding polygalacturonase-like, with the translated sequence MAFPAISCLVLTLLSMFISLVLAAPTIYNVVSFGAKPDGQTDSAQAFLRAWTKACASMQPASIYVPAGKFALGQVIFIGPCSNKVNVMLIGTLVAPSVYTVLGNKAYWVLFQHVDGLTVSGNGILDGQGASLWACKASGKSCPLGATTLEFTNSNNVVVSGLTSVNSQMFHIVVNACNNVNMQGVRVIAAGNSPNTNGIHVESSSSVTILNSNIQTGDDCISIGPGTTNLWIENVACGPGHGISIGSLGQNQQEAGVQNVTVKTANFTNTQNGVRIKSWARPSNGFARNVIFQHVDMMNVENPIIIDQNYCPSGGCPNQASGVKISNVTFQDIHGTSTTEVAVNLNCSSGNPCSIITVESIMLTYKNQVAKSSCNHASVTSSGSVQPVINCL